In Pseudonocardia sp. C8, one genomic interval encodes:
- a CDS encoding GntR family transcriptional regulator — protein MTAVSDIPLDFDSPSSLADQAYIALRDQLIMLEIPPLAPIDDEGLSARLGLGRTPVREALKRLETERLVISYPRRGTFATAVDISDLTDVCEIRLALEPLAARRAALAASAGRRDELRALADRIRVLDSARTGRTELMRWDVSVHRSIYRAAGNPYLEDTLTRYYNLATRIHCMFLERLDHVAGHVDEHCELLYVIADGDARRAESVCRQHVEGFEKAIRAVL, from the coding sequence ATGACTGCCGTGAGCGACATCCCGTTGGACTTCGACTCCCCGAGCTCCCTGGCCGACCAGGCCTACATCGCGCTGCGCGACCAGCTGATCATGCTCGAGATCCCGCCGCTGGCGCCGATCGACGACGAGGGCCTCTCGGCGCGGCTCGGCCTCGGCCGCACCCCGGTGCGCGAGGCCCTGAAGCGGCTGGAGACCGAGCGCCTGGTGATCTCCTACCCCCGCCGGGGCACGTTCGCGACCGCGGTCGACATCTCCGACCTCACCGACGTGTGCGAGATCCGGCTCGCGCTGGAGCCCCTCGCCGCGCGGCGCGCCGCGCTGGCCGCCTCGGCCGGCCGCCGGGACGAGCTCCGCGCCCTCGCGGACCGGATCCGGGTGCTGGACTCGGCCCGGACGGGCCGCACCGAGCTGATGCGCTGGGACGTCAGCGTGCACCGCTCGATCTACCGGGCCGCCGGCAACCCGTACCTGGAGGACACCCTCACCCGGTACTACAACCTGGCGACCCGCATCCACTGCATGTTCCTCGAGCGCCTCGACCACGTCGCCGGGCACGTCGACGAGCACTGCGAGCTGCTGTACGTGATCGCCGACGGTGATGCACGGCGGGCCGAGTCGGTGTGCCGGCAGCACGTCGAGGGGTTCGAGAAGGCCATCCGCGCCGTGCTCTGA
- a CDS encoding MFS transporter yields MSDSARRRRRRITSAIEEERTVRRAATAASVGNVAEWYDFGLYSYLAAVVLNRVFFPEAGRWSLVLTLAAFAGAFLVRPLGGFVFGVLGDRLGRTRVLAFTMLLMAGATIALGLVPGYGTIGIAAPLLVLFIRMLQGFSAGGEYCGALTLVAEYSPDRRRGFFGSWLEFGTITGYTLGAGVTATVVALLPDEDLLAWGWRIPFMLALPLGLVGIYLRLRLEDTPAFRQLMERSPALATMTYRRALQILHKRYKAAALVTGGLVVAWNVSNYVLTSYMPTYLTGTLPRHGEAGASGAVSTGLQVGTMLLMLCALGAVGRLSDRIGRKPILLTGSIALIVLGLPSVWLVQHGLAGQVVGLLIMGATLLCFAAVAPSTLPAQFPTLIRYGGLGVTFNVFVSLFAGTAPTVIEAAVTATGNLDWPGYYLVGAGVVGVVSVWFLQESAGRPLAGAAPLTSSADLPSPPLSATGVPMELPHRHPS; encoded by the coding sequence ATGTCCGACTCCGCGCGACGCCGACGGCGGCGGATCACCTCGGCCATCGAGGAGGAGCGCACGGTCCGGCGGGCGGCGACGGCGGCGTCGGTGGGCAACGTGGCCGAGTGGTACGACTTCGGGCTCTACTCCTACCTCGCGGCCGTCGTGCTGAACCGGGTCTTCTTCCCGGAGGCCGGCCGGTGGTCGCTGGTGCTGACGCTCGCCGCGTTCGCGGGTGCGTTCCTCGTGCGCCCGCTGGGCGGCTTCGTGTTCGGCGTGCTCGGCGACCGGCTGGGGCGCACCCGGGTGCTGGCGTTCACCATGCTGCTCATGGCAGGGGCGACGATCGCCCTCGGCCTGGTGCCCGGCTACGGCACCATCGGCATCGCCGCGCCGCTACTGGTCCTGTTCATCCGGATGCTGCAGGGCTTCTCGGCCGGCGGCGAGTACTGCGGCGCGCTGACCCTGGTCGCGGAGTACTCCCCGGACCGCCGGCGCGGGTTCTTCGGCAGCTGGCTGGAGTTCGGCACGATCACCGGCTACACCCTGGGTGCGGGCGTGACCGCCACGGTCGTCGCCCTGCTGCCGGACGAGGACCTGCTGGCCTGGGGCTGGCGGATCCCGTTCATGCTGGCGCTCCCGCTCGGCCTGGTCGGCATCTACCTGCGGCTGCGGCTCGAGGACACCCCCGCGTTCCGGCAGCTCATGGAGCGCTCCCCCGCGCTGGCGACCATGACCTACCGGCGTGCGCTGCAGATCCTGCACAAGCGGTACAAGGCCGCCGCCCTCGTGACCGGCGGGCTGGTCGTCGCCTGGAACGTCAGCAACTACGTGCTCACCAGCTACATGCCCACCTACCTGACCGGCACGCTGCCCCGGCACGGGGAGGCCGGCGCGAGCGGTGCGGTGTCGACCGGCCTGCAGGTCGGCACGATGCTGCTCATGCTCTGCGCGCTCGGGGCCGTCGGGCGGCTGAGCGACCGGATCGGGCGCAAGCCGATCCTGCTGACCGGCAGCATCGCGCTGATCGTGCTCGGCCTGCCGTCGGTGTGGCTGGTGCAGCACGGGCTCGCCGGCCAGGTCGTCGGACTACTGATCATGGGCGCGACGCTCCTGTGCTTCGCCGCCGTCGCACCGTCGACCCTGCCGGCCCAGTTCCCGACCCTGATCCGCTACGGCGGCCTGGGCGTGACCTTCAACGTGTTCGTCTCGCTCTTCGCCGGCACCGCCCCGACCGTGATCGAGGCCGCGGTGACCGCAACCGGCAACCTCGACTGGCCGGGCTACTACCTGGTCGGTGCGGGCGTGGTCGGCGTGGTGAGCGTCTGGTTCCTCCAGGAGTCGGCGGGCCGGCCCCTGGCCGGTGCCGCCCCGCTGACCTCCAGCGCGGACCTGCCGTCGCCGCCCCTGTCGGCGACCGGCGTCCCGATGGAGCTGCCGCACCGTCACCCCTCCTGA
- a CDS encoding bifunctional 3-phenylpropionate/cinnamic acid dioxygenase ferredoxin subunit → MIFVGELSDIPVGESVRVQGRVAIAVFNVDGDLYAIDDTCTHQDASLSDGWLEGCAVECPLHAACFDLRTGQPSGPPAKTPVRTHQVVVDEDGAVYVNETDSAEATDTTESAQAGFEAAV, encoded by the coding sequence ATGATCTTCGTGGGCGAGCTGTCCGACATCCCGGTCGGAGAGTCCGTTCGTGTCCAGGGTCGGGTGGCGATCGCCGTGTTCAACGTCGACGGCGACCTCTATGCCATCGACGACACCTGCACCCATCAGGACGCCTCCCTGTCCGACGGCTGGCTGGAAGGATGCGCGGTGGAGTGCCCGCTCCACGCCGCCTGCTTCGACCTGCGCACCGGGCAGCCGAGCGGCCCGCCCGCGAAGACCCCGGTCCGGACGCACCAGGTCGTCGTCGACGAGGACGGCGCGGTCTACGTGAACGAGACCGACTCCGCCGAGGCCACCGACACGACCGAGTCCGCGCAGGCCGGCTTCGAGGCAGCGGTCTGA
- a CDS encoding sarcosine oxidase subunit delta, translating into MQLIDCPWCGPREEVEFHYGGQAHVDYPAKPAELTDEQWARFVFFRDNPKGPFAERWNHSVGCRRWFNAVRDTHTYQFLAVYKIGENRPEIPGART; encoded by the coding sequence GTGCAACTCATCGACTGCCCGTGGTGCGGACCTCGCGAGGAGGTCGAGTTCCACTACGGCGGCCAGGCCCACGTCGACTACCCGGCGAAGCCCGCCGAGCTGACCGACGAGCAGTGGGCGCGCTTCGTGTTCTTCCGGGACAACCCGAAGGGCCCGTTCGCCGAGCGCTGGAACCACAGCGTCGGCTGCCGCCGCTGGTTCAACGCCGTCCGCGACACCCACACCTACCAGTTCCTCGCCGTCTACAAGATCGGTGAGAACCGGCCCGAGATCCCGGGGGCCCGCACATGA
- a CDS encoding S-(hydroxymethyl)mycothiol dehydrogenase: MPQHVQGVVALEKGKPVTVETIVVPDPGPGEAVVQVQACGVCHTDLHYREGGINDEFPFLLGHEAAGIVDTVGEGVTDLAPGDYVVLNWRAVCGVCRACRKGKPHLCFDTHNAAQKMTLTDGTELSPALGIGAFAEKTLVHSGQCTKVDPQAPAQVAGLLGCGVMAGLGAAVNTGQIGRGDSIAVIGCGGVGDAAIAGAHLAGATTIIAVDTDPRKLDWARGFGATHTINAREQDPVEAIRAATDGFGADVVIDAVGRPETYKQAFYARDLAGTVVLVGVPTPDLTAPEIPLIDYFGRGGALKSSWYGDCLPSRDFPMYVDLFRQGRFPLDKFVTETIALDQVEAAFDKMHHGDVLRSVVTL, translated from the coding sequence ATGCCGCAGCACGTCCAGGGTGTCGTTGCCCTCGAGAAGGGCAAGCCCGTCACCGTCGAGACGATCGTGGTCCCGGACCCGGGTCCGGGTGAGGCCGTGGTGCAGGTCCAGGCCTGCGGGGTCTGCCACACCGACCTGCACTACCGCGAGGGCGGGATCAACGACGAGTTCCCGTTCCTGCTCGGCCACGAGGCCGCCGGGATCGTCGACACCGTCGGCGAGGGCGTCACCGACCTGGCCCCCGGCGACTACGTGGTCCTGAACTGGCGCGCCGTGTGCGGGGTCTGCCGGGCCTGCCGCAAGGGCAAGCCCCACCTGTGTTTCGACACCCACAACGCCGCCCAGAAGATGACCCTCACCGACGGCACCGAACTGTCCCCCGCCCTGGGCATCGGCGCCTTCGCCGAGAAAACCCTCGTCCACTCCGGACAATGCACCAAGGTCGACCCCCAGGCCCCCGCCCAGGTCGCCGGCCTGCTCGGCTGCGGGGTCATGGCCGGACTCGGCGCCGCGGTCAACACCGGCCAGATCGGCCGCGGCGACTCCATCGCCGTGATCGGCTGCGGCGGCGTCGGCGACGCCGCCATCGCCGGCGCCCACCTCGCCGGCGCCACCACCATCATCGCCGTCGACACCGACCCCAGAAAACTCGACTGGGCCCGCGGCTTCGGCGCCACCCACACCATCAACGCCCGCGAACAGGACCCGGTCGAAGCCATCCGCGCCGCCACCGACGGCTTCGGCGCCGACGTCGTCATCGACGCCGTCGGCCGCCCCGAAACCTACAAGCAGGCCTTCTACGCCCGCGACCTCGCCGGCACCGTCGTCCTGGTCGGCGTCCCCACCCCCGACCTCACCGCCCCCGAGATCCCACTGATCGACTACTTCGGCCGCGGCGGCGCGCTCAAGTCCTCCTGGTACGGCGACTGCCTACCGTCGCGGGACTTCCCCATGTATGTCGACCTGTTCCGGCAGGGCCGCTTCCCCCTGGACAAGTTCGTCACCGAAACCATCGCCCTCGACCAGGTCGAAGCCGCCTTCGACAAGATGCACCACGGCGACGTGCTCCGCTCGGTGGTGACCCTCTGA
- the glyA gene encoding serine hydroxymethyltransferase gives MTTFAVDRDPSTDGNEAGRARAVLGGGLQDIDPEVHAAVTAELGRQRHTLEMIASENFAPLAVMQAQGSVLTNKYAEGYPGRRYYGGCEHVDVVEQLAIDRIKALFGADFANVQPHSGAQANAAAMAALLSPGDTILGLDLAHGGHLTHGMRLNFSGQLYDVAAYHVREDDHRVDMDEVERLAKERTPKVIIAGWSAYPRHLDFAEFRRIADEVGAYLMVDMAHFAGLVAAGLHPSPVPHADVVTTTTHKTLGGPRGGVILARQELAKKLNSNVFPGQQGGPLEHVIAGKAVAFKLAGEQTFRERQERTLAGAQIVAQRLLDEPGVGVVSGGTDVHLVLVDLRDHELDGKQAEDRLHRVGITVNRNAVPFDPRPPMVSSGVRIGTPALAARGFGADDFTEVADIIAGALRPAAGDDELDALAGRVAALADRHPLYPELTV, from the coding sequence ATGACGACGTTCGCCGTGGACCGCGATCCGTCGACCGACGGGAACGAGGCCGGCCGCGCACGCGCCGTGCTCGGAGGCGGGCTGCAGGACATCGACCCCGAGGTGCACGCCGCGGTCACGGCCGAGCTCGGCCGCCAGCGGCACACCCTCGAGATGATCGCGAGCGAGAACTTCGCGCCGCTGGCCGTCATGCAGGCGCAGGGCTCGGTGCTCACCAACAAGTACGCCGAGGGCTACCCCGGGCGCCGCTACTACGGCGGCTGCGAGCACGTGGACGTCGTCGAGCAGCTCGCGATCGACCGCATCAAGGCGCTGTTCGGTGCCGACTTCGCGAACGTGCAGCCGCACTCCGGTGCGCAGGCCAACGCCGCGGCGATGGCGGCGCTGCTGAGCCCCGGCGACACGATCCTCGGGCTCGACCTCGCCCACGGCGGGCACCTGACCCACGGGATGCGGCTGAACTTCTCCGGCCAGCTCTACGACGTCGCCGCCTACCACGTGCGCGAGGACGACCACCGGGTCGACATGGACGAGGTCGAGCGCCTCGCCAAGGAGCGCACGCCGAAGGTGATCATCGCCGGCTGGTCGGCCTACCCGCGCCACCTGGACTTCGCCGAGTTCCGGCGGATCGCCGACGAGGTCGGCGCGTACCTGATGGTCGACATGGCGCACTTCGCCGGGCTGGTCGCGGCCGGCCTGCACCCCTCGCCGGTGCCGCACGCCGACGTCGTCACCACCACCACGCACAAGACCCTCGGCGGGCCCCGCGGCGGCGTGATCCTGGCCCGCCAGGAGCTGGCGAAGAAGCTGAACTCGAACGTGTTCCCGGGCCAGCAGGGCGGCCCGCTGGAGCACGTGATCGCCGGCAAGGCCGTCGCGTTCAAGCTCGCCGGGGAGCAGACCTTCCGCGAGCGGCAGGAGCGCACCCTCGCCGGTGCGCAGATCGTCGCGCAGCGCCTGCTCGACGAGCCGGGCGTCGGTGTCGTCTCCGGCGGGACCGACGTGCACCTGGTCCTGGTCGACCTGCGCGACCACGAGCTGGACGGCAAGCAGGCCGAGGACCGGCTGCACCGGGTCGGGATCACGGTCAACCGCAACGCGGTGCCGTTCGACCCGCGCCCGCCGATGGTCTCCTCCGGGGTCCGGATCGGGACCCCGGCCCTGGCCGCCCGCGGCTTCGGCGCCGACGACTTCACCGAGGTCGCCGACATCATCGCGGGCGCACTGCGCCCCGCCGCCGGCGACGACGAGCTGGACGCACTGGCCGGCCGGGTCGCCGCGCTGGCCGACCGCCACCCCCTCTACCCGGAGCTGACGGTATGA
- a CDS encoding L-serine ammonia-lyase: MTISVFDMFKVGIGPSSSHTVGPMRAAFLFVSRLAGSGLLERTATVRVELFGSLGATGHGHGSVKAVVLGLAGHQPHLVDPVAADPMVDDVRNSGRISLGGTHEIPFSIDDDVVLHRNKRLDFHSNGMVLHAHDAAGAVVERREYYSVGGGFVLDEDDAGAPVLVEDPTPVAHPFSTGDELVGLAREHGLPISQIMLANELSWRTEEEVRAELLHIWSVMQECVERGTTTGGVLPGGLKVRRRAATLRTRLESATGDPDALHAMEWVTLYALAVNEENAAGGRVVTAPTNGAAGIVPAVLHYAARFLPGFDDDAVVRFLLTAGAVGVLFKKNASISGAEVGCQGEVGSACAMAAAGLAEIIGCTPEQVENAAEIGIEHNLGLTCDPVGGLVQIPCIERNAVASVKAITAARMALHGDGVHHVSLDKAIKTMRETGADMKDKYKETARGGLALNIVEC, translated from the coding sequence ATGACCATCTCCGTGTTCGACATGTTCAAGGTGGGGATCGGCCCGTCCAGCTCGCACACGGTGGGCCCCATGCGGGCCGCGTTCCTCTTCGTGTCGCGCCTGGCCGGGTCCGGCCTGCTCGAACGGACCGCCACGGTCCGCGTGGAGCTGTTCGGCTCGCTGGGCGCGACCGGGCACGGGCACGGCAGCGTGAAGGCGGTCGTGCTGGGCCTGGCCGGGCACCAACCCCACCTGGTCGACCCGGTGGCCGCCGACCCGATGGTCGACGACGTCCGGAACAGCGGCCGGATCAGCCTCGGCGGCACCCACGAGATCCCGTTCTCGATCGACGACGACGTGGTGCTCCACCGGAACAAGCGCCTGGACTTCCACTCCAACGGCATGGTGCTGCACGCCCACGACGCCGCGGGCGCGGTCGTCGAGCGCCGCGAGTACTACTCGGTGGGCGGCGGCTTCGTACTCGACGAGGACGACGCCGGGGCACCGGTCCTCGTGGAGGACCCGACGCCGGTCGCCCACCCGTTCAGCACCGGCGACGAGCTGGTCGGGCTGGCCCGCGAGCACGGCCTGCCGATCTCGCAGATCATGCTGGCCAACGAGCTGTCCTGGCGCACCGAGGAGGAGGTCCGCGCCGAGCTGCTGCACATCTGGTCGGTGATGCAGGAGTGCGTGGAGCGCGGCACGACCACCGGCGGGGTGCTGCCCGGCGGGCTCAAGGTGCGCCGCCGCGCCGCGACCCTCCGCACGCGGCTGGAGTCGGCCACCGGCGATCCGGACGCCCTGCACGCCATGGAGTGGGTGACGCTCTACGCGCTGGCGGTCAACGAGGAGAACGCCGCGGGGGGCCGGGTCGTGACCGCCCCGACGAACGGCGCCGCCGGGATCGTGCCCGCGGTGCTGCACTACGCGGCCCGCTTCCTGCCCGGCTTCGACGACGACGCCGTGGTCCGGTTCCTGCTCACCGCGGGTGCGGTGGGCGTGCTGTTCAAGAAGAACGCCTCGATCTCCGGCGCCGAGGTCGGCTGCCAGGGCGAGGTCGGGTCGGCGTGCGCGATGGCGGCGGCCGGCCTGGCCGAGATCATCGGCTGCACCCCCGAACAGGTCGAGAACGCCGCGGAGATCGGCATCGAGCACAACCTCGGGCTGACCTGCGACCCGGTCGGCGGCCTCGTGCAGATTCCCTGCATCGAGCGCAACGCGGTCGCCTCGGTCAAGGCGATCACCGCGGCCCGGATGGCCCTGCACGGCGACGGCGTGCACCACGTCTCCCTGGACAAGGCCATCAAGACCATGCGCGAGACCGGCGCGGACATGAAGGACAAGTACAAGGAGACCGCCCGCGGCGGGCTGGCCCTGAACATCGTGGAGTGCTGA
- a CDS encoding Mur ligase family protein has product MTAPATGVAGPGEDVDGFLLGLPASGRGAGAPATAPQERAREILAELGDPQERVRTVHVAGTAGKGSVCAFVAALLAEHGFRVGTQTSPHVYSVRERFMVGGQPVDEAVVREHLARVRAAVGTVERRRAERCAFFEVVTALGFSIAAERAHYAVVETGIGGRLDPTNVVARPDKLAVVTRIGLDHVDILGDSPGRIAAEKSGILPVGGDAVAAVNGPEADAALVERARERGTRLEFVDTDAAAAVARTGPSGTRVDLAGWADVPLGLHGRHQAGNAVLALHAVATLAQRDGWSLDPLAVRNGLARTHIPGRFEQRSVRGRAVVLDGAHDPVKLSALAETVGDRYPDRAVTWVLALARDKDLDASVQAVAPGAGRIVATELPAGPAGGHRPAVWSAAEIAAAARRAGVEAVAEPDPRRAREHALRTGDPTSAVVVTGSFRLLAVVDDPAPG; this is encoded by the coding sequence GTGACGGCGCCGGCCACCGGGGTCGCGGGCCCCGGAGAGGACGTCGACGGGTTCCTGCTGGGCCTGCCCGCGAGCGGCCGGGGTGCCGGTGCCCCGGCCACCGCCCCGCAGGAGCGGGCCCGCGAGATCCTCGCCGAGCTCGGTGACCCGCAGGAACGCGTGCGCACCGTGCACGTCGCCGGCACCGCCGGCAAGGGATCGGTGTGCGCGTTCGTCGCGGCGCTGCTGGCCGAGCACGGCTTCCGGGTCGGCACGCAGACCTCGCCGCACGTCTACAGCGTCCGCGAACGGTTCATGGTCGGCGGGCAGCCGGTCGACGAGGCCGTCGTCCGCGAGCACCTGGCCCGCGTGCGGGCCGCCGTCGGCACGGTCGAGCGCCGTCGCGCCGAGCGGTGCGCGTTCTTCGAGGTCGTGACCGCGCTCGGCTTCTCGATCGCCGCCGAGCGTGCCCACTACGCGGTCGTCGAGACCGGGATCGGGGGCCGGCTCGACCCGACGAACGTCGTCGCCCGGCCGGACAAGCTGGCCGTCGTCACCCGGATCGGCCTCGACCACGTCGACATCCTGGGCGACTCGCCGGGCCGGATCGCCGCCGAGAAGTCGGGCATCCTGCCCGTCGGGGGCGACGCGGTCGCCGCGGTGAACGGGCCGGAGGCCGACGCCGCCCTGGTCGAGCGGGCCCGCGAGCGGGGCACGCGACTGGAGTTCGTCGACACCGACGCCGCGGCCGCGGTCGCCCGCACCGGCCCGTCCGGCACCCGGGTCGACCTGGCCGGCTGGGCTGACGTCCCACTCGGCCTGCACGGGCGCCACCAGGCCGGGAACGCCGTCCTCGCCCTGCACGCGGTCGCGACGCTCGCCCAGCGGGACGGCTGGTCGCTGGACCCGCTCGCCGTCCGGAACGGGCTGGCGCGCACCCACATCCCCGGGCGGTTCGAGCAACGGTCGGTACGGGGGCGCGCCGTGGTGCTGGACGGTGCGCACGACCCGGTCAAGCTGTCGGCGCTGGCCGAGACGGTCGGCGACCGGTACCCGGACCGGGCGGTGACCTGGGTGCTCGCGCTGGCCCGCGACAAGGACCTCGACGCGTCCGTGCAGGCGGTCGCGCCCGGCGCCGGGCGGATCGTCGCCACCGAGCTGCCGGCCGGACCGGCCGGCGGTCACCGCCCCGCGGTCTGGTCGGCCGCCGAGATCGCCGCTGCGGCCCGCCGGGCCGGCGTCGAGGCCGTCGCGGAACCCGATCCGCGACGGGCCCGGGAACACGCGCTGCGCACCGGCGACCCCACCTCGGCGGTGGTCGTGACCGGATCGTTCCGGCTGCTCGCGGTCGTCGACGACCCGGCACCCGGCTGA
- a CDS encoding NAD(P)/FAD-dependent oxidoreductase, translating into MRSVTVVGASLAGLAAVRALRAQGFEGEIVVVGEEKHAPYDRPPLSKEFLAGSSSEDDISLGEDDDAGLGVEWRLGRTATALDAEARVVVLDDGERLASDAIVLATGARARALPGEMPAGVHTLRTLDDARALKADLVAGSRLVVIGAGFIGAEVASTAAGLGLEVDIVEAAEVPLQRALGPEMGQACGRLHEANGVRLHLGVGVAGLTGSPRVTGVELTDGRELPADVVVVGIGAAPNVEWLEGSGLELDNGVVTDVSGMTNVPGIVAVGDCANSHRDFTGDRLRLEHWTNALQQPAVAVAALLGTEHSLPSHHAVPYFWSDQYGHKIQFAGHRPAEGSVRVEDGDPEGSGGFLALFLDAAGEPVGVLGVDRPRPFGRWRRELAKRL; encoded by the coding sequence ATGCGGAGCGTGACGGTCGTCGGCGCCTCCCTCGCCGGCCTCGCGGCGGTGCGCGCGCTGCGCGCCCAGGGCTTCGAGGGTGAGATCGTGGTGGTGGGGGAGGAGAAGCACGCCCCCTACGACCGCCCGCCGCTGTCGAAGGAGTTCCTGGCCGGGTCCTCCTCCGAGGACGACATCAGCCTCGGCGAGGACGACGACGCCGGGCTCGGCGTGGAGTGGCGGCTGGGCCGGACCGCAACCGCCCTGGACGCCGAGGCCCGCGTCGTGGTGCTCGACGACGGCGAGCGCCTGGCCTCGGACGCGATCGTGCTCGCGACCGGGGCCCGGGCCCGTGCGCTGCCCGGGGAGATGCCCGCCGGCGTGCACACGTTGCGCACCCTCGACGACGCCCGTGCGCTCAAGGCCGACCTGGTCGCCGGCTCGCGGCTCGTGGTCATCGGTGCCGGGTTCATCGGTGCCGAGGTCGCGTCGACCGCGGCCGGGCTCGGCCTCGAGGTCGACATCGTCGAGGCGGCGGAGGTCCCGCTGCAGCGCGCGCTCGGCCCCGAGATGGGGCAGGCGTGCGGGCGGCTGCACGAGGCGAACGGGGTGCGCCTGCACCTCGGGGTCGGGGTGGCCGGGCTGACCGGCTCGCCGCGGGTCACCGGGGTGGAGCTCACCGACGGCCGCGAGCTGCCCGCGGACGTCGTCGTCGTCGGGATCGGGGCGGCGCCCAACGTGGAGTGGCTGGAAGGGTCCGGGCTCGAGCTGGACAACGGCGTCGTCACCGACGTGAGCGGGATGACCAACGTTCCCGGCATCGTCGCGGTCGGCGACTGCGCCAACTCGCACCGGGACTTCACCGGGGACCGGCTGCGGCTCGAGCACTGGACGAACGCGCTCCAGCAGCCCGCGGTCGCCGTCGCGGCCCTGCTCGGGACGGAGCACTCGCTGCCGTCGCACCACGCCGTGCCCTACTTCTGGTCCGACCAGTACGGGCACAAGATCCAGTTCGCCGGGCACCGGCCGGCCGAGGGCTCGGTCCGGGTGGAGGACGGCGACCCGGAGGGCTCGGGTGGCTTCCTGGCGCTGTTCCTGGACGCCGCCGGGGAACCGGTCGGCGTGCTGGGCGTCGACCGCCCGCGCCCGTTCGGGCGCTGGCGACGGGAGCTGGCCAAGCGCCTGTAG
- a CDS encoding sarcosine oxidase subunit beta family protein gives MTPPGADLPEHPDFLWRNPEPKRSYDVVIIGGGGHGLATAHYLAKNHGITNVAVLEKGWLAGGNMARNTTLIRSNYLWDESAAIYEHALKLWEGLEDDLGYPILFSQRGVLNLAHTEQDVRDSVRRVEANKLNGVDAEWLEPDDVAKICPILNVSEDIRYPVLGATYQPRAGIAKHDYVAWGFARRADEAGIDLIQDCEVLGFRTEGSQADGTARVTGVRTSRGDIACGQVALCAAGHTSTLLDELEVSTPLQSHPLQALVSELLEPVHPTIVMSNAVHVYVSQAHKGELVMGAGVDSYNGYGQRGAFHIIERQMAAAVELFPVFARAHLLRSWAGIVDTNPDASPIVGRTPYANVLVNAGWGTGGFKSTPGLGWCLAHTIATGELHPYIAPFSLDRFVTGALVDEHGAAGVAH, from the coding sequence ATGACGCCTCCCGGCGCCGACCTGCCCGAGCACCCCGACTTCCTGTGGCGGAACCCGGAGCCCAAGCGCTCCTACGACGTCGTGATCATCGGCGGTGGCGGGCACGGCCTGGCCACGGCCCACTACCTGGCCAAGAACCACGGGATCACGAACGTGGCGGTGCTGGAGAAGGGCTGGCTGGCCGGCGGGAACATGGCCCGCAACACCACCCTGATCCGGTCCAACTACCTGTGGGACGAGTCGGCGGCGATCTACGAGCACGCCCTCAAGCTGTGGGAGGGGCTCGAGGACGACCTCGGCTACCCGATCCTGTTCTCCCAGCGCGGCGTGCTGAACCTCGCGCACACCGAGCAGGACGTGCGGGACTCGGTGCGCCGGGTGGAGGCGAACAAGCTCAACGGCGTCGACGCCGAGTGGCTCGAGCCGGACGACGTCGCCAAGATCTGCCCGATCCTCAACGTCTCCGAGGACATCCGCTACCCGGTGCTGGGCGCGACCTACCAGCCCCGCGCGGGCATCGCCAAGCACGACTACGTGGCCTGGGGCTTCGCCCGGCGCGCCGACGAGGCCGGGATCGACCTGATCCAGGACTGCGAGGTCCTCGGGTTCCGCACCGAGGGCAGCCAGGCCGACGGCACCGCCCGGGTCACGGGGGTGCGCACCAGCCGCGGTGACATCGCCTGCGGGCAGGTCGCGCTGTGCGCGGCCGGGCACACGTCGACCCTGCTCGACGAGCTCGAGGTGTCCACCCCGCTGCAGTCGCACCCGCTGCAGGCGCTGGTGTCCGAGCTGCTCGAGCCGGTGCACCCGACGATCGTGATGTCGAACGCGGTGCACGTCTACGTCTCGCAGGCGCACAAGGGCGAGCTCGTCATGGGCGCGGGCGTGGACTCCTACAACGGCTACGGCCAGCGCGGCGCGTTCCACATCATCGAGCGGCAGATGGCCGCCGCGGTGGAGCTGTTCCCGGTGTTCGCCCGGGCCCACCTGCTGCGCAGCTGGGCCGGGATCGTCGACACCAACCCGGATGCCTCGCCGATCGTCGGCCGGACCCCGTACGCGAACGTGCTGGTCAACGCGGGGTGGGGGACCGGTGGGTTCAAGTCCACGCCCGGCCTGGGCTGGTGCCTGGCGCACACGATCGCGACCGGCGAGCTGCACCCCTACATCGCCCCGTTCTCCCTCGACCGGTTCGTCACCGGCGCGCTCGTCGACGAGCACGGCGCCGCCGGCGTCGCCCACTGA